The Streptomyces sp. NL15-2K genome contains a region encoding:
- a CDS encoding CBS domain-containing protein, with protein sequence MADFVREVMTPGVVAVRPDASLVEAAQLMRAQDIGDVVVADGQHVVGLLTDRDITVRAVADGTDPLTVSAQAVCTPDPVVVAPDDPVSAAVALMREHAVRRLPVVEGGMPVGMVSLGDLAESQDPDSALADISRALPDDGRGRL encoded by the coding sequence ATGGCCGATTTCGTGAGGGAGGTCATGACACCCGGTGTGGTCGCCGTCCGCCCGGACGCCTCGCTGGTCGAGGCGGCGCAGCTGATGCGCGCGCAGGACATCGGCGATGTCGTGGTGGCCGACGGGCAGCACGTCGTCGGTCTGCTCACCGACCGGGACATCACGGTGCGTGCCGTCGCCGACGGCACCGATCCGCTGACGGTGAGTGCCCAGGCGGTGTGCACGCCGGATCCGGTGGTGGTCGCCCCGGACGACCCGGTGTCGGCGGCGGTCGCGCTGATGCGCGAGCACGCCGTGCGCCGGCTGCCGGTCGTCGAGGGCGGCATGCCGGTCGGGATGGTGAGCCTCGGGGACCTGGCGGAGTCGCAGGATCCCGACTCGGCACTCGCCGACATCAGCCGGGCCCTGCCGGACGACGGGCGGGGGCGCCTATGA
- a CDS encoding class I SAM-dependent methyltransferase, translating to MSKPQETAVYTHGHHESVLRSHTWRTAANSAAYLLGSLKPHMKILDIGCGPGTITADLAALVPDGHVTGVDHAPGILDQARATAAERGLTNIDFAVADVHALDYPDDTFCVVHAHQVLQHVGDPVRALREMKRVTAPGGFVAVRDSDYRAMTWFPESPGMEDWLDLYRRVARANGGEPDAGRRLKSWALRAGITDITATSSTWTFATAEERAWWSGLWADRTLASAYAERATEGGHATREQLRAVSRAWREWGQREEGWFSVLHGEILCRKEA from the coding sequence ATGTCGAAACCGCAGGAGACCGCCGTCTACACGCACGGCCATCACGAGTCCGTGCTGCGCTCCCACACCTGGCGGACCGCCGCCAACTCGGCGGCCTATCTGCTCGGCTCGCTCAAACCCCACATGAAGATCCTGGACATCGGTTGCGGACCGGGCACGATCACCGCCGACCTGGCGGCGCTGGTCCCCGACGGACACGTCACCGGCGTCGACCACGCGCCGGGCATCCTGGACCAGGCCCGGGCCACGGCAGCCGAACGGGGCCTGACCAACATCGACTTCGCGGTCGCCGACGTGCACGCGCTGGACTACCCGGACGACACGTTCTGCGTGGTCCACGCCCACCAGGTACTCCAGCACGTCGGCGACCCCGTGCGGGCGCTGCGCGAGATGAAGCGGGTCACTGCTCCGGGCGGGTTCGTCGCCGTCCGCGACTCGGACTACCGGGCCATGACCTGGTTCCCGGAGTCACCGGGGATGGAGGACTGGCTGGACCTCTACCGCCGGGTGGCCCGGGCCAACGGCGGCGAGCCGGACGCCGGGCGCCGGCTGAAGTCCTGGGCGCTGCGGGCCGGCATCACGGACATCACCGCCACTTCCAGCACCTGGACCTTCGCCACAGCCGAGGAACGGGCGTGGTGGAGCGGCCTGTGGGCGGACCGCACCCTGGCCTCGGCGTACGCGGAGCGGGCCACGGAGGGCGGCCACGCGACCCGCGAGCAACTGCGGGCGGTATCGCGGGCCTGGCGGGAGTGGGGACAACGGGAAGAGGGCTGGTTCAGCGTGCTGCACGGAGAAATCCTCTGCCGCAAGGAAGCCTGA
- a CDS encoding bifunctional phosphatase PAP2/diacylglycerol kinase family protein, with protein sequence MSPDVDLTVPKPGHHALREWLLALDNRLFEFAAERHWPAAEPVLPRLSRSANHGVLWFAAGAAMAASRTPRGRRAAARGLASLSLASLTINTLGKRSVRRTRPVLDPVPLVRQLKRQPITTSFPSGHSASAAAFATGVALESPKWGAVVAPVAFSVAMSRVYTGVHFPSDVLAGAALGAGAAFAVRGMVPTRAQVVPPARPRADVPALPDGAGLVVVANTASGNGDRARALRAALPAAEVVESEPADVPAELEKAAARARALGVCGGDGTVNAAAEVALRHGLPLAVLPGGTLNHFAYDLGIEGVRDLSRAVQQGEGVHVDAARFVCGAKEGIFLNTCSLGVYPELVRERERWSHLIGGWPAGVLAALRVVRTDRHPLEAEFRGEARPLWLLFAGNGTYHRMGLTPGRRLDLADGQLDVRVVHGGRRPALRLLSAALAGPLTRSPAHAAVQVGRLRIASVAPGTLLAYDGEVTEVEGEVTLEKLPEALTVYRPLPGS encoded by the coding sequence ATGAGCCCAGACGTCGACCTCACCGTCCCCAAGCCCGGCCATCACGCGCTGCGCGAGTGGCTGCTGGCCCTCGACAATCGGCTGTTCGAGTTCGCCGCCGAGCGGCACTGGCCCGCCGCCGAACCGGTCCTGCCGCGGCTGAGCCGGAGCGCGAACCACGGCGTGCTGTGGTTCGCGGCGGGCGCCGCCATGGCCGCGAGCCGCACCCCGCGGGGTCGCCGGGCGGCCGCGCGCGGCCTGGCCTCCCTGAGCCTGGCCTCCCTGACCATCAACACGCTCGGCAAGCGCTCGGTGCGCCGCACCCGGCCCGTGCTGGACCCGGTTCCGCTGGTCCGGCAGCTGAAGCGGCAGCCGATCACCACGTCGTTCCCGTCCGGTCACTCCGCGTCGGCGGCGGCGTTCGCGACCGGGGTCGCCCTGGAGTCGCCGAAATGGGGGGCGGTCGTGGCTCCGGTGGCCTTCTCGGTGGCGATGTCCCGCGTCTACACGGGTGTCCACTTCCCGAGCGACGTTCTGGCGGGTGCGGCCCTGGGCGCGGGCGCCGCGTTCGCCGTACGCGGCATGGTGCCGACCCGGGCCCAGGTCGTGCCGCCGGCCCGGCCCCGCGCGGACGTTCCGGCGCTGCCGGACGGCGCGGGCCTGGTCGTGGTGGCCAACACCGCCTCGGGCAATGGCGACCGTGCCCGCGCGCTGCGGGCCGCCCTGCCCGCGGCCGAGGTCGTCGAGTCCGAACCGGCCGATGTGCCCGCCGAGTTGGAGAAGGCCGCGGCGCGCGCCCGGGCACTCGGCGTGTGCGGCGGCGACGGCACGGTCAACGCCGCCGCCGAGGTCGCCCTGCGGCACGGTCTGCCCCTCGCGGTGCTGCCCGGCGGCACCCTGAACCACTTCGCCTACGACCTCGGCATCGAAGGCGTCCGCGATCTGAGCCGGGCCGTCCAGCAGGGCGAGGGGGTGCACGTGGACGCCGCCCGGTTCGTCTGCGGCGCGAAGGAGGGCATCTTCCTCAACACCTGCAGCCTGGGCGTGTATCCCGAGCTGGTGCGCGAGCGGGAACGCTGGTCGCACCTGATCGGCGGCTGGCCGGCGGGCGTGCTGGCGGCGCTGCGCGTGGTGCGGACCGACCGGCATCCGCTGGAGGCCGAGTTCCGCGGCGAGGCACGGCCGCTGTGGCTGCTGTTCGCCGGCAACGGCACGTACCACCGGATGGGCCTCACGCCGGGCCGCCGTCTCGACCTGGCGGACGGGCAGCTCGACGTACGGGTCGTGCACGGCGGCCGTCGGCCCGCCCTGCGGCTGCTCTCGGCGGCCCTCGCCGGGCCGCTGACCCGCTCACCCGCCCACGCGGCGGTCCAGGTCGGCCGTCTGCGTATCGCCAGTGTCGCCCCGGGCACGTTGTTGGCCTACGACGGTGAAGTCACCGAGGTGGAGGGCGAGGTGACGTTGGAGAAGCTTCCCGAGGCGCTCACCGTCTATCGTCCGTTGCCAGGGAGCTGA
- a CDS encoding catalase encodes MAFPNDRKQDQREAFRADDPAAGPLTTDQGVEVDHTDDSLTVGERGPTLMEDFHFREKLTHFDHERIPERVVHARGAGAYGYFEPYESCAEFTRAAFLQDPSVKTPVFVRFSTVQGPKGSADTVRDVRGFATKFYTSEGNYDLVGNNFPVFFIQDGIKFPDFVHALKPEPHNDIPTGASAHDTLWDFVSLQPETLHAIMWLMSDRAIPRSYRMMQGFGVHTFRFVNAEGRGTFVKFHWKPKLGVHSLVWDEAQECQGRDPDFNRRDLWDAIEAGEYPEWELGVQLVPEEDEFAFDFDLLDATKIIPEEQVPVRPIGRMVLDRNPENFFAETEQVAFHTANVVPGIDFTNDPLLQARNFSYLDTQLIRLGGPNFSQLPVNRPVAPVRTNQRDGYHQSALHRGTNYFPNSLGGSCPAHAGVDGHAFTHHAERVDGHKIRRRSPSFQDHHSQAALFWNSMADWEKQHIVEAFRFELGKVGAMTVRARTVEHLGKVDGELATAVARGIGVPEPSEQETAHKAASPALSLESLRGDGTIRTRQIAVLVTDGVDAEQVTSAREALAAEGAIVEALAATDGTVEGAGGELYTVDRALPTVASVLYDAVLLPGGPVGTPPTTADQDAMRFVRDAYRHGKPVGALGSGVGILSSLEPEGLRLSTEFHRVVTDQGVVTDTSPGTASEEFLRAFVDAVAAHRHWDRPPLRC; translated from the coding sequence ATGGCCTTCCCGAATGACCGCAAGCAGGACCAGCGGGAGGCCTTCCGCGCGGACGACCCGGCGGCCGGCCCGCTCACCACCGACCAGGGTGTGGAGGTCGACCACACCGACGACTCGCTGACCGTGGGCGAACGCGGGCCCACGCTGATGGAGGACTTCCACTTCCGGGAGAAGCTCACCCACTTCGACCATGAGCGGATCCCGGAGCGGGTGGTGCATGCGCGGGGCGCGGGCGCGTACGGCTACTTCGAACCGTACGAGTCCTGCGCGGAGTTCACCCGTGCGGCCTTCCTCCAGGACCCTTCCGTCAAGACGCCGGTCTTCGTGCGGTTCTCGACGGTGCAGGGCCCCAAGGGGTCGGCTGACACCGTGCGGGACGTACGCGGCTTCGCCACCAAGTTCTATACGTCGGAGGGCAATTACGACTTAGTCGGCAACAACTTCCCGGTCTTCTTCATCCAGGACGGCATCAAGTTCCCCGACTTCGTGCACGCGCTCAAGCCGGAGCCGCACAACGACATCCCCACCGGCGCCTCCGCGCACGACACGCTGTGGGACTTCGTGTCGCTCCAGCCCGAGACACTGCACGCGATCATGTGGCTGATGTCGGACCGGGCGATCCCGCGCAGCTACCGCATGATGCAGGGCTTCGGCGTGCACACCTTCCGGTTCGTGAACGCCGAGGGGCGCGGCACGTTCGTGAAGTTCCACTGGAAGCCGAAGCTGGGCGTGCACTCGCTGGTGTGGGACGAGGCGCAGGAGTGCCAGGGCCGCGACCCGGACTTCAACCGGCGGGATCTGTGGGACGCGATCGAGGCCGGCGAGTATCCGGAGTGGGAGCTGGGCGTCCAGCTCGTGCCGGAGGAGGACGAGTTCGCCTTCGACTTCGATCTGCTCGACGCCACGAAGATCATCCCGGAGGAGCAGGTGCCGGTACGGCCGATCGGCCGGATGGTCCTGGACCGCAACCCGGAGAACTTCTTCGCCGAGACCGAGCAGGTCGCCTTCCACACGGCCAACGTCGTCCCGGGCATCGACTTCACCAACGACCCGCTGCTCCAGGCCCGCAACTTCTCCTACCTGGACACCCAGTTGATCCGCCTGGGCGGCCCCAACTTCTCGCAGCTGCCGGTGAACCGGCCGGTGGCGCCGGTACGGACGAACCAGCGCGACGGCTATCACCAGAGCGCCCTGCACCGGGGCACCAACTACTTCCCGAACTCGCTCGGCGGCAGCTGCCCGGCCCACGCGGGTGTGGACGGACACGCGTTCACGCACCACGCGGAGCGCGTGGACGGGCACAAGATCCGGCGGCGCAGTCCGAGCTTCCAGGACCATCACAGCCAGGCCGCGCTGTTCTGGAACAGCATGGCGGACTGGGAGAAGCAGCACATCGTGGAGGCCTTCCGGTTCGAGCTCGGCAAGGTCGGCGCGATGACGGTCCGGGCCCGTACGGTCGAGCACCTGGGCAAGGTGGACGGCGAGCTGGCGACGGCGGTGGCGCGCGGCATCGGGGTGCCGGAGCCGTCCGAGCAGGAGACCGCGCACAAGGCGGCCTCTCCCGCGCTCAGCCTGGAGTCGCTGCGCGGCGACGGCACGATCCGCACCCGGCAGATCGCGGTGCTCGTCACCGACGGCGTCGACGCCGAACAGGTGACGTCGGCGCGGGAGGCGCTGGCCGCCGAGGGCGCGATCGTGGAGGCGCTGGCGGCGACGGACGGCACGGTGGAGGGCGCCGGCGGTGAACTGTATACGGTCGACCGCGCACTGCCGACCGTAGCGTCCGTACTGTATGACGCCGTCCTGCTGCCCGGCGGACCGGTGGGCACCCCGCCGACCACCGCCGATCAGGACGCGATGCGCTTCGTCCGGGACGCTTACCGGCACGGGAAGCCGGTGGGCGCGCTCGGCTCCGGCGTGGGGATCCTTTCGTCGCTGGAACCGGAGGGGCTCAGGCTGTCCACCGAGTTCCACCGCGTGGTGACCGACCAGGGTGTGGTGACGGACACCTCGCCGGGCACCGCGAGCGAGGAGTTCCTCCGGGCGTTCGTGGACGCCGTCGCGGCGCACCGGCACTGGGACCGGCCGCCGCTGCGCTGCTGA
- a CDS encoding DUF6158 family protein encodes MNEHDERGTTMTGIDPNRLDDQQLMKELETIHRTRHDTLLYGSNDALRAHNERMAQLEGEYLRRNPRRPVAAGRTREGARERESGESTTPRS; translated from the coding sequence ATGAACGAACACGACGAGCGGGGCACCACCATGACCGGCATCGACCCCAACCGGCTGGACGACCAGCAGCTCATGAAGGAGCTGGAGACCATCCACCGCACGCGTCACGACACCCTCCTGTACGGCTCGAACGACGCGCTGCGGGCCCACAACGAGCGCATGGCGCAGTTGGAGGGTGAATACCTGCGCCGCAACCCGCGTCGCCCGGTCGCCGCGGGCCGCACCCGCGAAGGTGCCCGTGAACGCGAGAGCGGGGAGTCGACGACTCCCCGCAGCTGA
- a CDS encoding DUF2795 domain-containing protein yields MQRGSDRLSRHRDDEMKHELQGLLRSGHPTRTEEWHDPEPTADDDPEIAGGPVAPGSSGASLEVVRLELARILGRSVFPAPAADLARVLRRKNAPDALVEALERLPRKERYANVQELARAVTRREGPQ; encoded by the coding sequence ATGCAGCGAGGCAGCGACCGGTTGAGCCGCCACCGTGACGACGAGATGAAGCACGAACTGCAGGGGCTGCTCCGTTCCGGGCACCCCACGCGGACCGAGGAGTGGCACGACCCCGAACCGACCGCCGACGACGATCCGGAGATCGCGGGCGGGCCGGTGGCACCGGGGAGCTCCGGAGCGTCGCTGGAGGTTGTCCGGCTGGAGTTGGCCCGGATCCTGGGCCGCAGCGTGTTCCCCGCGCCCGCCGCGGACCTGGCGCGGGTCCTGCGCCGCAAGAACGCGCCCGACGCCCTCGTGGAGGCCTTGGAGCGGCTGCCGCGCAAGGAGCGCTACGCCAACGTGCAGGAGCTGGCGCGGGCAGTGACCCGCAGGGAGGGCCCGCAGTGA
- a CDS encoding Vms1/Ankzf1 family peptidyl-tRNA hydrolase, with protein MDLAFLHPLYEHPGPWASVYVDTSRHTEDTPHERHLAALALSGELSRQGADEETCRAVQEALEELRHSSEPHGRALFARAGEVVLDPPLARAPDGDSAYWAPLPHTAPLLELAGEDPVCIVAYIDRKGADFELRSALGRRDAGTVAGRQYPVHRTSSADWSERHFQLRVENTWEHNAAEIADALAVCQEETRADLLILVGEQRERRSVHERLPKRLHELVVEASHGTGSRLLNEDVERARAEHVRQRAERELERFLAAREPGDDGRAAAVEGVPALVEAAREHRIDELLIRPDGPDAHREVWIGEDPDQLAVRRTDLKILGEQHSWPARADDALIRSAVATGAPAISVTAAAPETRTEQEAPVGGLGALLRWT; from the coding sequence ATGGATCTCGCTTTTCTGCATCCACTCTACGAACATCCGGGGCCCTGGGCCTCCGTGTACGTCGACACCTCCCGGCATACGGAGGACACGCCCCACGAACGGCATCTGGCGGCCTTGGCCCTGTCCGGCGAACTGTCCCGCCAGGGCGCCGACGAGGAGACCTGCCGAGCCGTGCAGGAGGCACTGGAGGAGCTGCGGCACTCCTCCGAACCGCACGGACGGGCCCTGTTCGCGCGGGCCGGCGAGGTCGTACTGGACCCGCCGCTGGCCAGGGCGCCGGACGGCGACAGCGCGTACTGGGCACCCCTGCCGCACACCGCGCCGCTGCTGGAGCTGGCCGGTGAGGACCCGGTGTGCATCGTGGCGTACATCGACCGCAAGGGCGCCGACTTCGAACTGCGCAGTGCGCTCGGTCGACGGGATGCCGGTACGGTCGCCGGTCGACAGTATCCCGTACACCGTACGAGCTCGGCCGACTGGTCCGAGCGGCACTTCCAGCTGCGGGTGGAGAACACCTGGGAGCACAACGCGGCCGAGATCGCCGACGCGCTCGCCGTCTGCCAGGAGGAGACGCGGGCCGACCTGCTGATCCTGGTCGGTGAGCAGCGGGAGCGGCGTTCCGTGCACGAGCGGCTGCCCAAGCGGCTGCACGAACTCGTCGTCGAGGCCTCGCACGGCACCGGCAGCAGGCTGCTGAACGAGGATGTGGAGCGGGCACGCGCCGAACACGTCCGACAGCGGGCGGAGCGGGAGCTGGAGCGGTTCCTGGCGGCCCGCGAACCCGGGGACGACGGGCGCGCCGCGGCCGTGGAGGGCGTCCCCGCCCTGGTCGAGGCGGCGCGTGAGCACCGTATCGACGAGCTGCTGATCCGGCCGGACGGCCCCGACGCACACCGCGAGGTGTGGATCGGCGAGGACCCCGACCAGCTGGCGGTGCGCCGTACGGACCTGAAGATCCTCGGCGAGCAGCACTCCTGGCCGGCCCGTGCGGACGACGCTCTGATCCGCTCGGCGGTCGCGACGGGCGCGCCGGCGATCTCGGTGACCGCGGCCGCGCCGGAGACCAGGACGGAGCAGGAGGCGCCGGTGGGCGGCCTGGGGGCATTGCTGCGCTGGACGTGA
- a CDS encoding ATP-binding cassette domain-containing protein: MGHLEAAHLEYYLPDGRALLGDVSFRVGEGAAVALVGPNGAGKTTLLRLISGELKPHGGSVTVSGGLGVMRQFVGSVRDETTVRDLLVSVATPRIREAAEAVDKAEHALMTVDDEAAQLAYAQALADWAEARGYEAETLWDMCTTAALGVPYEKAQWRQVRTLSGGEQKRLVLEALLRGTDEVLLLDEPDNYLDVPGKRWLEERLKETRKTVLFVSHDRELLARAAEKIVSVEPSPAGADAWVHGGGFDTYHEARRERFARFEELRRRWDEKHAQLKKLVLNLRQAASISHELSSRYQAAQTRLRKFEEAGPPPEPPREQDIRMRLKGGRTGVRAVTCEGLELSGLMKPFDLEVFYGERVAVLGSNGSGKSHFLRLLAGDDVAHTGQWKLGARVVPGHFAQTHAHPELEGRTLLDILWKEHAQDRGAAMSRLRRYELTGQAEQTFDRLSGGQQARFQILLLELQGVTALLLDEPTDNLDLESAEALQEGLEAFDGTVLAVTHDRWFARSFDRYLVFGSDGRVRETTEPVWDERRVERVR, from the coding sequence ATGGGACACCTGGAAGCCGCGCACCTCGAGTACTACCTCCCCGACGGCAGGGCGCTCCTCGGCGATGTGTCCTTCCGAGTGGGCGAAGGGGCCGCCGTGGCCCTGGTCGGACCCAACGGCGCGGGCAAGACCACCCTGCTCCGGCTCATCTCGGGCGAGCTGAAACCGCACGGCGGGAGCGTCACGGTCAGCGGCGGCCTCGGCGTCATGCGGCAGTTCGTGGGCTCCGTACGGGACGAGACGACCGTGCGGGACCTGCTCGTGTCGGTCGCGACACCCCGCATCCGCGAGGCCGCCGAGGCCGTCGACAAGGCCGAGCACGCCCTCATGACCGTCGATGACGAGGCAGCCCAGCTCGCTTACGCGCAGGCCCTCGCCGACTGGGCCGAGGCGCGCGGGTACGAGGCCGAGACGCTGTGGGACATGTGCACCACGGCCGCGCTCGGCGTGCCGTACGAGAAGGCGCAGTGGCGCCAGGTGCGCACCCTGTCCGGCGGTGAGCAGAAGCGGCTGGTCCTGGAGGCGCTGCTGCGCGGCACCGACGAGGTGCTGCTGCTCGACGAGCCCGACAACTACCTCGACGTGCCGGGCAAGCGCTGGCTGGAGGAGCGGCTGAAGGAGACCCGCAAGACGGTCCTGTTCGTCTCCCACGACCGCGAACTCCTCGCCCGCGCCGCCGAGAAGATCGTTTCGGTGGAGCCTTCTCCAGCCGGTGCCGACGCCTGGGTGCACGGCGGTGGCTTCGACACGTATCACGAGGCCCGGCGCGAACGCTTCGCGCGCTTCGAGGAGTTGCGCCGCCGCTGGGACGAGAAGCACGCGCAGCTGAAGAAGCTGGTGCTGAACCTGCGTCAGGCCGCCTCGATCAGCCATGAGCTGTCCTCCCGCTATCAGGCCGCCCAGACCCGGCTGCGCAAGTTCGAGGAGGCCGGGCCGCCGCCGGAGCCGCCGCGCGAGCAGGACATCAGGATGCGGCTCAAGGGCGGCCGTACCGGCGTCCGGGCCGTGACGTGCGAGGGGCTCGAGCTGTCGGGTCTGATGAAGCCCTTCGACCTGGAGGTCTTCTACGGCGAGCGGGTCGCCGTCCTCGGCTCCAACGGCTCCGGCAAGTCGCACTTCCTGCGCCTGCTGGCCGGCGACGACGTGGCGCACACGGGGCAGTGGAAGCTCGGTGCGCGCGTGGTGCCCGGCCACTTCGCTCAGACGCACGCCCATCCCGAGCTGGAGGGGCGCACGCTCCTGGACATCCTGTGGAAGGAGCACGCCCAGGACCGGGGCGCCGCGATGTCCCGGCTGCGCCGCTACGAGCTGACGGGCCAGGCCGAACAGACCTTCGACCGCCTCTCCGGCGGCCAGCAGGCCCGTTTCCAGATCCTCCTGCTGGAGCTGCAGGGCGTCACGGCCCTGCTCCTCGACGAGCCGACCGACAACCTGGACCTGGAGTCCGCGGAAGCCCTCCAGGAGGGCCTGGAGGCCTTCGACGGCACGGTCCTCGCCGTCACCCACGACCGCTGGTTCGCCCGTTCCTTCGACCGCTATCTGGTCTTCGGCAGCGACGGCCGTGTGCGGGAGACGACGGAGCCGGTGTGGGACGAACGGCGGGTGGAACGGGTCCGCTGA
- a CDS encoding type 1 glutamine amidotransferase domain-containing protein, with the protein MRIAFLTAPEGVEQIELTDPWQAAVDAGHEAVLVSTRPGKIQAFNHLDKADTFPVQEVVGETSADSFDGLVLPGGVANPDFLRMDDKAVSFVKDFFEQGRPVAAICHAPWTLVEADVVRGRVLTSWPSVRTDIRNAGGTWVDEQVKICDHGNNKLVTSRRPDDLKAFCEAFLDVFTGEAA; encoded by the coding sequence ATGCGCATCGCATTTCTGACGGCACCGGAAGGCGTCGAGCAGATCGAGCTGACCGATCCGTGGCAGGCCGCGGTGGACGCCGGCCACGAGGCCGTGCTCGTGTCGACGAGGCCGGGGAAGATCCAGGCCTTCAACCACCTCGACAAGGCGGACACGTTCCCCGTGCAGGAGGTCGTGGGCGAGACGTCCGCCGACTCCTTCGACGGGCTGGTCCTTCCGGGTGGGGTGGCCAACCCGGACTTCCTGCGGATGGACGACAAGGCGGTGTCGTTCGTGAAGGACTTCTTCGAGCAGGGCCGTCCGGTGGCCGCGATCTGCCACGCCCCCTGGACGCTGGTCGAGGCGGACGTCGTACGCGGCCGGGTGCTGACGTCCTGGCCGAGTGTCAGGACGGACATCCGCAACGCGGGCGGCACCTGGGTGGACGAGCAGGTGAAGATCTGCGACCACGGAAACAACAAGCTGGTCACCAGCCGCAGGCCGGACGATCTGAAGGCGTTCTGCGAGGCGTTCCTCGACGTGTTCACCGGGGAGGCCGCCTGA
- a CDS encoding diguanylate cyclase, whose protein sequence is MSRGRDQAAEIAAAGATVDVGDVTTRYLLYGLLPSWFVPGLADWVMHRRTRIEETAGTKESLILPHCLKGVGGAPTLMMTEVGVPIALTLRYEVNPLLLSVQLGGAAVHEATALWDVRTAVKSERQVKPVEQHIHSFLESLPFGALASLMCLHADQVRSLLRGGRGDPDAWRLVPRRRPLSPGYLVGIAAAIGTCVLLPYGEELLRCRRAAGTRKKRASSDEAHWRAPRSKKLFMKGR, encoded by the coding sequence ATGAGCCGGGGTCGCGACCAGGCCGCCGAGATCGCCGCCGCGGGAGCCACCGTGGACGTCGGCGACGTGACCACGCGCTACCTGCTGTACGGGCTGCTGCCCAGCTGGTTCGTGCCCGGTCTCGCCGACTGGGTGATGCACCGGCGCACCCGGATCGAGGAAACGGCGGGGACGAAGGAGTCCCTGATCCTCCCCCACTGCCTTAAAGGCGTGGGAGGTGCCCCCACGCTGATGATGACCGAGGTCGGCGTACCGATCGCGCTGACGCTGCGTTACGAGGTCAACCCGCTGCTGCTGTCCGTACAGCTGGGCGGGGCCGCGGTGCACGAGGCGACCGCGCTGTGGGACGTCCGCACGGCGGTGAAGAGCGAGCGCCAGGTCAAGCCGGTCGAGCAGCACATCCACAGCTTTCTGGAGTCGCTGCCGTTCGGCGCGCTGGCCTCGCTGATGTGTCTGCACGCCGACCAGGTCAGGTCACTGCTGCGGGGCGGCCGCGGCGACCCGGACGCCTGGCGCCTCGTGCCGCGCCGGCGCCCGCTGTCGCCCGGCTACCTCGTCGGCATCGCCGCCGCGATCGGCACCTGTGTGCTCCTGCCGTACGGCGAGGAGCTGCTGCGCTGCCGGCGGGCGGCCGGGACTCGGAAGAAGCGCGCGTCGAGCGACGAGGCTCACTGGCGAGCGCCGCGCTCCAAGAAGCTTTTCATGAAAGGTCGTTGA